A window from Triticum aestivum cultivar Chinese Spring chromosome 6D, IWGSC CS RefSeq v2.1, whole genome shotgun sequence encodes these proteins:
- the LOC123142004 gene encoding uncharacterized protein: MKGTQAISVTLLMSFLVLATRGKDVRYRRQEEDNTQILTYQGVNKTIQMEDGDVYDCIDVYKQPGLNHPLLKDHKIQMKPSSIPVWMDTETFPSDSFSQAEPSIIECPTGTVPILRSNGSSTIATHNIDGLKNDMQWERAGLRYMGDLYGACASLNVWEPKVKGSQDSSAIWISIENRRGQQPDRVSAGLRVAPALSGDAFVRLHVAWFDGYSKKGCIDHSCPGYVQVHPHIGPGSRIQPSSVYGGDQRVADIQIFKEPKSNYWWVSYNNIAIGYWPGGLFEFIRYRGDLAFWGGQVEGPTASSKSPQMGSGHFASEGFGKAAFIRKIEIADDTVKFATPNRYMVEHGSSDQSKYTTGGFDISKDFGMTIYYGGPGSMRA; this comes from the exons ATGAAAGGAACACAAGCCATTAGTGTGACTCTTCTTATGTCATTTCTTGTTCTAGCGACCAGAGGAAAAGATGTGAGATATAGAAGGCAAGAGGAAGACAATACCCAGATTCTCACTTATCAAGGAGTTAATAAAACCATTCAG ATGGAAGACGGAGACGTCTATGACTGCATCGATGTGTATAAGCAACCGGGTTTAAACCACCCATTGTTGAAAGACCATAAAATCCAG ATGAAACCAAGTTCTATCCCTGTTTGGATGGATACCGAAACATTTCCTTCGGATTCTTTTTCACAAGCGGAACCATCTATCATCGAGTGCCCAACAGGAACAGTTCCAATACTGCGTAGTAACGGAAGTAGCACCATAGCAACACACAATATTGATGGGCTCAAAAACGATATGCAATGGGAG AGGGCAGGACTCAGATACATGGGTGATTTATATGGGGCGTGTGCTTCATTAAATGTTTGGGAGCCAAAGGTTAAAGGTAGCCAGGATTCTAGTGCAATTTGGATAAGTATTGAAAATAGAAGAGGACAACAGCCTGATCGGGTGAGCGCCGGTCTTCGGGTAGCTCCAGCATTGAGTGGTGATGCTTTTGTTAGACTTCATGTTGCTTGG TTCGATGGCTATTCAAAGAAGGGTTGCATTGACCACAGCTGTCCTGGATATGTGCAAGTCCACCCCCACATTGGTCCTGGATCAAGAATACAACCATCCTCTGTCTATGGTGGAGACCAGAGAGTAGCAGACATTCAAATATTCAAG GAGCCGAAATCAAACTATTGGTGGGTGAGTTACAATAACATAGCAATTGGATATTGGCCGGGTGGGCTGTTCGAATTCATTAGATACAGGGGCGATTTGGCGTTCTGGGGCGGGCAGGTTGAGGGGCCGACAGCGTCATCAAAGTCTCCGCAGATGGGCAGCGGGCATTTTGCTTCGGAAGGATTTGGAAAAGCAGCGTTCATAAGAAAGATCGAGATTGCAGACGACACGGTCAAGTTTGCGACCCCAAATAGATACATGGTGGAGCATGGGTCGAGCGATCAGTCCAAATACACCACGGGTGGATTTGACATTAGCAAGGATTTCGGGATGACTATCTACTATGGTGGACCAGGCTCCATGAGGGCCTGA